One stretch of Corynebacterium imitans DNA includes these proteins:
- a CDS encoding HPP family protein, which translates to MREDVYSLSPNDTIRHALHMFVDKRISGVPLLSDDRTLAGFVSDGDVLDVIGDSVPAFTTPYALLAHNDSTEFGTDVAAVLDRPVSSLATMTPSFVVGIINRSDINRYLVSTFVPVAG; encoded by the coding sequence CGTCTACTCTCTGTCGCCAAACGACACGATCCGCCATGCGCTGCACATGTTCGTGGACAAGCGGATTTCTGGCGTGCCGTTGCTTAGCGACGACCGCACGCTGGCCGGTTTCGTCTCAGACGGGGACGTACTCGACGTGATCGGCGACTCCGTGCCGGCCTTCACCACGCCGTACGCGCTGCTCGCACACAACGACTCGACAGAGTTCGGTACTGACGTGGCCGCTGTTCTCGACCGACCGGTCTCGTCGTTAGCAACGATGACGCCGTCGTTCGTCGTTGGCATCATCAATCGCTCCGACATCAACCGCTACCTCGTTTCGACGTTTGTGCCGGTCGCTGGGTAG